In Candidatus Neomarinimicrobiota bacterium, one DNA window encodes the following:
- a CDS encoding cysteine desulfurase: protein MVYLDYCATTPLDDRVADLMDSVEREVYGNPSSIHRLGQNARAKVEVARRQVAAAIGAEPSEIIFTGSGSEASNIVLWDVFQREGKHIVLSAVEHPCVINTARAVARLGVEVTEIAVDSTGRVELSDVIDNIRPDTALVTIMTANNETGTVQPVEEIGEICREKGVRFHSDAVQALGKIEIDYITDGPNTAGFSAHKIYGPKGVGALYVQKGVKLHPLVYGGGQEQTLRAGTENVAGIAGFGLAAEIATGKISDETPRLEGLRERISVEFPSAFIYGHEEHHLPGVLTIGFPGVDGQNLLMKLDLDGFAVSTGSACSSGTTKSSSTLKAMGLSDDECQSVLRISPGRFTTESDVEAFLASLLSHVHDNSAVEAMA, encoded by the coding sequence ATGGTTTATCTTGATTATTGCGCCACAACACCGCTAGATGATCGTGTTGCCGACCTCATGGATTCGGTGGAGCGGGAGGTATACGGCAATCCGTCCAGTATCCACCGACTGGGTCAAAACGCACGGGCAAAAGTAGAGGTGGCCCGACGGCAAGTTGCCGCTGCAATAGGTGCCGAACCATCAGAGATTATTTTCACAGGCAGCGGTTCGGAAGCGAGCAACATCGTTCTGTGGGACGTTTTCCAGAGAGAAGGAAAGCATATTGTGTTGTCAGCGGTAGAGCACCCATGTGTCATCAATACCGCCCGAGCTGTTGCAAGGCTGGGTGTTGAGGTCACCGAGATAGCAGTAGACAGCACAGGCCGAGTGGAGCTCAGTGACGTGATCGATAACATTCGTCCGGACACGGCGTTGGTAACCATTATGACAGCAAATAATGAAACAGGAACTGTTCAGCCAGTAGAAGAGATCGGAGAAATTTGCCGCGAAAAAGGGGTCAGGTTCCACAGCGATGCGGTACAGGCACTGGGTAAAATAGAGATTGATTACATTACTGACGGACCCAACACCGCAGGCTTCTCGGCACACAAGATCTACGGACCGAAGGGAGTAGGTGCTCTCTATGTCCAGAAAGGGGTTAAGCTCCATCCTCTTGTTTACGGCGGCGGCCAGGAGCAGACGCTGAGGGCGGGAACAGAAAATGTGGCGGGCATCGCCGGTTTCGGATTGGCGGCGGAAATAGCCACCGGGAAAATTTCAGATGAGACTCCCCGCCTAGAAGGTTTGAGGGAGCGGATCTCCGTTGAATTTCCCTCAGCATTCATTTACGGCCATGAAGAACATCATCTTCCGGGTGTGCTGACTATCGGTTTCCCCGGTGTTGACGGTCAGAACCTCCTCATGAAGCTGGACCTGGACGGCTTTGCCGTCTCTACCGGCTCCGCATGTTCTTCCGGGACCACCAAGTCGTCCTCAACGCTAAAAGCCATGGGGCTGTCCGATGATGAATGCCAGAGTGTTTTGAGGATTTCCCCTGGAAGATTTACCACAGAAAGCGATGTGGAAGCATTCCTGGCATCACTCCTATCTCACGTTCACGACAATTCAGCCGTGGAGGCAATGGCGTGA
- a CDS encoding glycosyltransferase family 2 protein, whose product MSKKEIAIEVSEGPILSFVIVTFNSEADIGACLDSVQSTNQNGRFQVIVIDNASEDKTVEIVNQKKNDNTVFFQNENNEGFTKAVNQGVENAGGEYIFILNPDTQVTEESVLRLINKLSSDNLIGLVAPQLRFPSGGIQYSCRRFPTFWNVITEMTGLSRVFSQSNLFNGWKMRDFNHATERDVDQPAGAAILVRKDLLLKLGGLDERFPMFFSDVDLCRRIKDLGKRVVFCPDAVVTHRGGSTTLGRRPGLIASSHFSLIKYFMKHHRRIVDFIPNLMIIFLLLVTLPFRIIGNLLFPRNRVERQTL is encoded by the coding sequence ATTTCGAAAAAGGAAATTGCCATAGAGGTTTCTGAGGGGCCAATTCTCTCTTTTGTTATTGTTACATTTAATTCCGAAGCTGATATTGGCGCTTGTTTGGACTCAGTTCAATCCACTAACCAAAATGGCAGATTTCAAGTAATTGTCATCGACAATGCTTCTGAGGATAAAACGGTTGAAATAGTTAATCAAAAGAAAAATGACAATACTGTTTTTTTCCAAAATGAAAATAATGAAGGTTTCACCAAAGCTGTTAATCAAGGGGTTGAAAATGCCGGTGGAGAATATATTTTCATTCTCAATCCAGATACCCAAGTGACAGAAGAATCAGTGCTAAGGCTCATCAATAAACTTTCATCAGATAATCTGATCGGTCTGGTAGCACCCCAGCTTCGTTTCCCTAGTGGAGGCATTCAGTACTCCTGCCGGCGGTTTCCAACATTTTGGAATGTAATAACGGAAATGACTGGCTTGAGCCGGGTTTTCAGTCAAAGTAATTTGTTTAATGGCTGGAAGATGAGAGACTTTAATCATGCAACTGAACGGGATGTGGACCAACCGGCAGGAGCAGCAATTTTAGTTAGAAAAGACTTACTTCTAAAGCTAGGTGGCCTGGATGAACGATTCCCAATGTTCTTCAGTGATGTTGACCTGTGCCGGCGAATCAAAGATTTAGGCAAAAGGGTTGTTTTTTGCCCTGATGCTGTTGTCACCCACAGAGGGGGGAGCACCACTCTTGGTCGTCGTCCCGGGCTCATTGCCAGTTCCCATTTCTCCCTAATCAAATATTTCATGAAACACCATCGGCGGATTGTTGATTTTATTCCCAATCTGATGATAATATTTCTCCTTCTGGTAACTCTACCTTTTCGGATTATAGGTAATCTCTTGTTCCCAAGAAACAGGGTTGAGAGACAAACTTTGTAG
- the rsfS gene encoding ribosome silencing factor, whose product MTKTKTAKLSAETASYDLAHRVSSIALSKKAENITILDVRELTTVTDFFVICSGSSDTHVKTIHDAVSDGLLPEEKPWHVEGLDNLSWVLMDYVDAVIHIFQPDQRDFYSLERLWADGKSEVVEDDVTP is encoded by the coding sequence CTGACAAAGACCAAAACAGCAAAACTTTCAGCAGAGACGGCCTCCTACGACCTGGCCCACCGCGTCTCATCTATTGCTCTGAGCAAAAAGGCGGAAAATATCACCATCCTGGATGTACGAGAGCTCACCACGGTAACAGATTTTTTTGTTATCTGTTCAGGAAGTTCGGACACCCACGTGAAGACAATCCACGACGCCGTCAGCGATGGCCTCCTTCCTGAAGAAAAACCGTGGCATGTTGAGGGGCTCGACAACCTCAGCTGGGTGCTTATGGATTATGTTGACGCCGTCATTCACATCTTTCAACCGGATCAAAGGGATTTCTACTCGCTGGAGCGACTCTGGGCCGATGGTAAATCGGAAGTGGTTGAAGACGACGTCACTCCCTAA
- a CDS encoding LytR family transcriptional regulator translates to MAGRGRRKTRRKSKPSKKKSLVSGANVALVLLSITSVAFVASVVNRHMRGGMTIQDFRQEAPPALTVAAHDNSLLRDIEVEVLNGCGINGLAQQFTDYLRDKHLDVIRTEDADNFHYDKTIVILRRDEFEKVAQVAKLLDISPRDSIRVFVDPDGSLLTDVTIVIGSDYLNISPVQRFLASQP, encoded by the coding sequence ATGGCCGGCAGAGGTCGTAGAAAAACCCGGCGTAAATCCAAGCCTTCCAAGAAAAAGTCACTAGTCTCAGGGGCTAATGTGGCCCTTGTCCTTTTGAGTATTACCTCCGTGGCGTTTGTGGCGTCTGTTGTGAACCGGCACATGAGGGGTGGTATGACTATCCAAGATTTTCGCCAGGAGGCGCCCCCCGCCCTCACAGTTGCGGCACACGATAATTCATTGCTCCGGGACATTGAAGTGGAGGTATTGAATGGATGCGGCATTAACGGACTGGCGCAACAGTTCACTGACTATCTCCGGGATAAACATCTGGATGTCATCCGGACAGAAGATGCCGACAATTTTCATTATGATAAGACCATTGTGATCCTTCGCCGCGACGAATTTGAAAAGGTAGCCCAGGTGGCAAAACTTCTGGACATCTCCCCACGGGATTCAATACGTGTTTTTGTTGATCCCGATGGTTCCCTCCTCACTGATGTCACCATCGTCATCGGGAGTGACTATCTGAACATCTCACCCGTTCAGAGATTCCTCGCCTCTCAGCCCTGA
- the mnmA gene encoding tRNA 2-thiouridine(34) synthase MnmA gives MPECFEDFPWKIYHRKRCGSIPGITPISRSRQFSRGGNGVNRRVLVAMSGGVDSSVTLLKIIEEGYEPIGVTMKLWESPEGSPSTNSYCCSVEAINNAKLVCEKYGVSHYTLDFQDVFRKNVVDYLVDQYFAGRTPNPCIQCNTHLRWGALIRQADDLEAQWIATGHYAQIDELAGVGPVIQKGVDEKKDQSYVLWGIDSQLLHRTLFPLGNFRKEEVRNIARKAGLVTAEIAESQELCFLPNADYRQFLKDYVPERVGAEKKGAMVSPNGEMVGEHRGISQYTIGQRRKLGVTGPVPNYVQQIDTKTNTITVAPREKIYFPGCQVRQLNWLIPLEKWPAGVVHTHIRYNHHGVESTLEHGKDGNVTVKFESPQFAVTPGQSAVFYIDNILLGGGIIVGAESPPEQNGLDNHSQ, from the coding sequence ATGCCAGAGTGTTTTGAGGATTTCCCCTGGAAGATTTACCACAGAAAGCGATGTGGAAGCATTCCTGGCATCACTCCTATCTCACGTTCACGACAATTCAGCCGTGGAGGCAATGGCGTGAACAGGCGCGTTCTAGTGGCCATGTCCGGCGGCGTGGACAGCTCCGTCACGCTGCTGAAAATTATAGAAGAAGGGTACGAACCCATTGGCGTCACCATGAAGCTTTGGGAAAGTCCAGAAGGGTCCCCATCTACCAATTCCTACTGCTGCTCCGTGGAAGCCATCAATAACGCCAAACTAGTGTGTGAGAAATATGGCGTTTCTCACTACACTCTCGATTTTCAGGACGTCTTCCGGAAAAACGTGGTGGACTACCTCGTAGATCAATATTTTGCCGGACGAACGCCCAATCCGTGCATCCAGTGTAACACCCACCTTAGATGGGGTGCCCTCATCCGGCAGGCTGATGATCTCGAGGCGCAGTGGATTGCTACGGGACACTACGCTCAGATCGATGAATTAGCAGGAGTGGGACCTGTGATCCAAAAAGGGGTGGATGAGAAAAAAGATCAATCCTATGTGCTTTGGGGTATTGATTCTCAGCTTCTTCATAGAACACTTTTCCCCTTGGGCAATTTTAGGAAAGAAGAAGTACGTAATATCGCCCGGAAAGCGGGTCTTGTGACTGCGGAAATTGCCGAAAGCCAAGAGTTATGTTTTCTGCCCAATGCCGACTACCGTCAGTTCCTAAAGGACTACGTGCCTGAGCGGGTGGGCGCCGAAAAGAAAGGCGCCATGGTGTCACCTAATGGTGAGATGGTGGGAGAACACCGGGGTATTTCACAATACACCATCGGTCAGCGCCGAAAGCTTGGCGTCACAGGCCCGGTGCCAAACTATGTTCAACAGATTGACACAAAGACGAATACTATTACGGTGGCGCCGCGGGAAAAGATTTACTTCCCCGGATGCCAGGTACGACAGCTTAACTGGCTCATTCCACTCGAAAAGTGGCCGGCAGGTGTTGTCCACACCCATATCCGTTACAACCACCACGGTGTGGAAAGCACCCTCGAACACGGAAAAGACGGCAACGTGACGGTGAAATTTGAGTCACCTCAGTTTGCTGTGACGCCAGGTCAGTCAGCTGTTTTTTACATTGACAATATTCTTTTGGGCGGCGGTATTATTGTTGGGGCTGAATCTCCACCGGAACAAAACGGACTTGACAATCATTCACAATAG
- a CDS encoding NAAT family transporter, which translates to MSYLEYILLCFSTLFTLVNPLGISTVFLVLTERFDEHQRKVIARKGAMTGIVTLLIFAFLGKYIFQLYSITLDAFKIMGGIIFFRTGLRMLEVIVSRTRSTPQEQQEGLETDDIAITPVGIPLITGPGAITGAMVLAGKAIIPLHYGILIASIITVLALTYFILVGADKLSRRLGTTWMRVIQRVMGILLMVIAVQFIIDGATPVLRSIIISALE; encoded by the coding sequence ATGAGTTATCTGGAATACATCCTCCTCTGTTTTTCCACGCTCTTTACATTGGTGAACCCACTTGGTATATCCACTGTATTTCTTGTTCTGACGGAGCGGTTTGATGAACACCAAAGGAAGGTCATCGCCCGGAAAGGGGCTATGACAGGGATTGTAACACTCCTCATTTTCGCATTCCTCGGTAAATACATTTTTCAGCTTTACAGTATCACCCTTGATGCATTTAAGATCATGGGGGGCATTATCTTCTTCAGAACGGGCCTGCGGATGCTTGAAGTCATCGTCTCCCGTACCCGGTCTACACCGCAGGAGCAGCAGGAAGGTCTGGAGACTGACGACATCGCCATTACACCTGTGGGCATCCCGCTCATAACGGGCCCCGGCGCCATCACCGGCGCCATGGTCCTGGCAGGGAAAGCAATCATCCCGCTCCACTACGGAATTCTCATCGCTTCCATCATTACTGTTTTGGCACTGACCTACTTCATCCTGGTAGGTGCCGATAAACTGTCCCGCAGGCTGGGGACAACCTGGATGCGTGTCATTCAGCGGGTCATGGGTATTTTGCTTATGGTGATTGCTGTTCAGTTTATCATTGACGGCGCCACCCCTGTATTGCGTTCCATCATTATCTCCGCCCTGGAATAG
- a CDS encoding arginine--tRNA ligase — MKHHIHECLSRALSSLGLETISVKLDPSKMPELGDISSGVALSLAKSAKKTPMELAEAIQSQLKLSEDICSAVTVSKPGFLNFRIATDYLQNQLTEIVSASGDYGKSGVGKSQRALVEFVSANPTGPLTVGHGRQAVLGDVVARILEWNGYSVEREYYYNDAGRQMRLLGESVRARYLEILGEKGEFPEEGYEGKYIREIAQKIHDEKGKILKDETEVTPFRNTAEEEIFADIRSTLESLGIHFDSFVNERRFYDEGSIDEVVSLLRGKGLVYDKDGAVWLKTTEFGKEDDTVLIKSSGEPTYRLPDMAYHRDKVERGYDMIVDIFGADHKDTYPDVIAAVRALGHETDQIRVLIHQFVSLLRDGKKVKMSTRKATFVTLDELIDMVGVDVVRYFFIMRNRQSHLNFDIGLAEKESDENPVYYLQYAHARICNILKYAKETDAKSSGEPDLALLKKDEELTLIKSLIHFPETVMNALENLEPQTVAGYLQWTATDFHKFYSEHRVVTDDKELTMARLFLVSAVRTVLANGLEILGISQPEKM; from the coding sequence GTGAAGCATCACATCCATGAGTGCCTTAGTAGGGCCCTCTCCTCTCTTGGACTTGAAACCATTTCCGTCAAGCTTGATCCCAGCAAGATGCCCGAACTGGGGGACATCTCTTCAGGCGTAGCCCTGTCCCTGGCCAAGTCCGCTAAAAAGACTCCCATGGAGCTGGCGGAAGCAATTCAGAGCCAACTGAAACTGTCAGAGGACATCTGTTCAGCGGTGACGGTGTCTAAACCGGGATTCCTCAATTTTCGCATCGCCACGGACTACCTTCAGAACCAACTGACAGAAATTGTTTCGGCGAGCGGTGACTATGGAAAATCAGGAGTCGGTAAGAGCCAACGGGCGCTGGTGGAGTTTGTCAGCGCTAACCCAACCGGGCCATTAACGGTCGGTCACGGCAGGCAGGCTGTTCTTGGGGACGTGGTAGCGCGGATTCTGGAATGGAACGGCTACAGCGTGGAGCGGGAGTATTACTACAACGACGCCGGCCGGCAGATGCGGTTATTAGGGGAGTCGGTGCGGGCCCGGTATCTGGAGATACTGGGTGAGAAAGGAGAGTTCCCAGAAGAGGGTTATGAAGGGAAGTATATCCGTGAGATCGCTCAGAAAATTCACGATGAGAAGGGAAAAATACTGAAAGATGAAACCGAAGTAACGCCCTTCAGAAACACCGCCGAGGAGGAGATATTCGCTGATATCAGATCAACCTTGGAAAGTCTTGGGATTCATTTTGATTCATTCGTGAATGAGCGGCGCTTCTATGACGAAGGGAGTATTGACGAAGTGGTTAGTCTCCTTCGGGGAAAGGGTCTTGTTTATGATAAAGACGGCGCCGTCTGGCTAAAAACAACAGAATTTGGTAAAGAAGATGATACTGTTCTCATTAAAAGCAGCGGTGAGCCCACCTATCGCCTTCCCGATATGGCTTACCACCGGGACAAGGTGGAGCGGGGTTATGATATGATTGTGGACATTTTCGGCGCCGATCACAAGGATACCTACCCTGACGTCATCGCGGCTGTACGCGCGTTAGGCCATGAAACAGACCAAATCAGGGTGCTCATTCACCAGTTTGTGTCCCTCCTCCGCGACGGCAAAAAAGTGAAAATGTCCACACGGAAAGCTACTTTCGTTACCCTGGATGAACTCATTGATATGGTGGGAGTCGATGTGGTTCGGTATTTCTTTATCATGCGAAACAGGCAGAGTCACTTGAATTTTGACATCGGTTTGGCTGAGAAGGAATCGGATGAAAACCCGGTCTACTATCTCCAGTACGCCCACGCCCGAATCTGCAACATTCTCAAATATGCCAAAGAGACAGATGCCAAAAGCAGTGGCGAACCGGACTTGGCTCTTTTGAAAAAAGACGAAGAATTGACCCTCATAAAGAGTCTCATCCATTTCCCAGAAACAGTGATGAACGCCCTTGAAAATCTGGAGCCGCAGACAGTTGCTGGCTACCTCCAATGGACGGCCACAGACTTTCACAAGTTTTACAGTGAGCACCGAGTGGTGACTGATGACAAAGAACTGACGATGGCCCGTCTTTTTTTAGTCTCAGCAGTAAGGACTGTCCTGGCCAACGGGCTGGAAATTCTAGGCATCAGCCAACCTGAAAAAATGTAA